The Gemmatimonadales bacterium genome includes a region encoding these proteins:
- a CDS encoding TolC family protein, with translation MFTPKPTRSLPKLALLTAALFALAGRAAAQAPAAGVGAGAAVRAQPDPLGPLVAEALRANLGLAAERLGERQADADVTAARGLFLPSLGLEARSSQLNGVPNIGTFVNPAFAALNGVLGSNRFPTNLDFTLPQANDSHLELRQPLFNAGIVAGYAAARARRDGAREEVLAAERRLAADVQTAYLGEASAQRAVEIYAAALALVEENQRVAERLVAAGRATPEAVFRARADRSAIVQQLAEARQRQTAAARLLNQLLRRPLDAPVETIPDSALALPLAIGVDDAVASGLARREELREVDAGVRTAEAGSRAATAAYLPSFSLAVDYGFQGRDLALRPSQDYWVASVVVAWNLFDGGQDASRRRAAGLEVERVRTLREDLAERIVLEVRTAYEAAATARAAIATAEDRFDAARSTWQLVRRRYEEGVASPVELVDARTELTTAELNRSVTAYQYAIRYVDLERAAALRDLNLEGAAR, from the coding sequence ATGTTCACTCCAAAGCCGACGCGATCACTCCCGAAGCTCGCGCTCCTCACGGCCGCGCTCTTCGCGTTGGCCGGCAGGGCCGCTGCCCAGGCACCCGCCGCCGGCGTCGGCGCCGGTGCCGCCGTGCGGGCCCAGCCCGACCCCCTCGGCCCGCTCGTGGCTGAGGCGCTCCGCGCCAACCTCGGCCTCGCGGCCGAACGGCTCGGCGAGCGGCAGGCCGACGCCGACGTCACCGCCGCGCGCGGCCTCTTCCTGCCGTCGCTCGGCCTCGAGGCGCGCTCGTCGCAGCTCAACGGCGTGCCCAACATCGGCACCTTCGTGAATCCCGCCTTCGCCGCCCTCAACGGCGTGCTGGGGTCGAACCGCTTCCCCACCAACCTCGACTTCACCCTGCCGCAGGCGAACGACTCGCACCTCGAGCTGCGCCAGCCGCTGTTCAACGCCGGCATCGTCGCCGGCTACGCCGCGGCCCGCGCCCGCCGCGACGGCGCGCGCGAGGAGGTGCTCGCGGCCGAGCGGCGGCTCGCCGCCGACGTCCAGACCGCCTACCTCGGCGAGGCGAGCGCGCAGCGCGCCGTGGAGATCTACGCCGCCGCGCTCGCCCTGGTGGAGGAGAACCAGCGCGTCGCCGAGCGGCTGGTGGCGGCCGGGCGCGCGACGCCCGAGGCGGTGTTCCGCGCGCGCGCCGACCGGAGCGCGATCGTGCAGCAGCTCGCCGAGGCGCGCCAGCGCCAGACCGCGGCGGCGCGGCTCCTCAACCAGCTGCTCCGCCGCCCGCTCGACGCGCCGGTGGAGACGATTCCCGACAGCGCGCTCGCGCTGCCGCTCGCCATCGGCGTGGACGACGCCGTCGCCAGCGGCCTCGCCCGCCGCGAAGAGCTGCGGGAGGTGGACGCGGGCGTCCGCACCGCGGAGGCGGGCTCGCGCGCGGCCACGGCCGCGTACCTCCCCAGCTTCTCGCTGGCCGTGGACTACGGCTTCCAGGGCCGCGACCTCGCCTTGCGGCCGAGCCAGGACTACTGGGTCGCGTCCGTGGTGGTGGCGTGGAACCTGTTCGACGGCGGCCAGGATGCGTCCCGCCGCCGCGCCGCCGGCCTCGAGGTCGAGCGCGTGCGCACGCTCCGCGAGGACCTCGCCGAGCGGATCGTGCTCGAGGTGCGCACCGCGTACGAGGCCGCGGCCACGGCGCGGGCCGCGATCGCGACGGCCGAGGACCGGTTCGACGCGGCGCGCAGCACCTGGCAGCTCGTGCGCCGCCGCTACGAGGAAGGCGTCGCCAGCCCGGTGGAGCTGGTGGACGCGCGCACCGAGCTGACCACGGCCGAGCTGAACCGTTCCGTCACCGCCTACCAGTACGCCATCCGCTACGTGGACCTCGAGCGCGCGGCCGCGCTGCGCGACCTGAACCTGGAAGGAGCCGCCCGATGA
- a CDS encoding TetR/AcrR family transcriptional regulator: MSAKSLASFERREQERADTREKILEAARHMFVEQGYEATTMRAIADAIAYTPTALYHHFANKQALVAELCQLDFDGLARHFAAAASLPDPIERIREIGLLYLQFAVEYPNHYKFMFMTALPEIEHRPEIVGNPEKDAYALLVLSCRQAIEQGRLRPQYADPDELAQILWASLHGLISLRMTKHDPWVPWRDLEHSARQAIEILTSGIRRMETAP; the protein is encoded by the coding sequence ATGAGCGCCAAGTCTCTTGCCAGCTTCGAGCGCCGCGAGCAGGAGCGCGCCGACACGAGGGAGAAGATCCTCGAGGCGGCGCGACACATGTTCGTCGAGCAGGGCTACGAGGCCACCACGATGCGCGCCATCGCCGACGCCATCGCGTACACGCCCACCGCGCTCTACCACCACTTCGCCAACAAGCAGGCGCTGGTCGCCGAGCTGTGCCAGCTGGACTTCGACGGCCTCGCCCGCCACTTCGCGGCCGCGGCCTCGCTCCCGGATCCCATCGAGCGCATCCGGGAGATCGGCCTGCTCTACCTCCAGTTCGCCGTGGAGTACCCGAACCACTACAAGTTCATGTTCATGACGGCGCTCCCCGAGATCGAGCACCGCCCGGAGATCGTCGGCAACCCGGAGAAGGACGCCTACGCGCTGCTCGTGCTCTCCTGCCGCCAGGCCATCGAGCAGGGACGATTGCGCCCCCAGTACGCCGACCCCGACGAGCTGGCGCAGATCCTCTGGGCGTCGCTGCACGGACTGATCTCGCTCAGAATGACGAAGCACGATCCCTGGGTCCCGTGGCGCGACCTCGAGCACTCGGCGAGACAGGCGATCGAGATCCTCACCAGCGGCATCAGGCGGATGGAGACGGCGCCGTAG
- a CDS encoding efflux RND transporter periplasmic adaptor subunit has translation MNRLALASLLFLGAAGCGRIRSEAPPASDAVPVKVAPVVVEAVARPLTATGTLGPKEEVPLSFKIGGVVGRVLVDEGQIVRTGDTLAALDLSEIDAAVARARSGADKAARDLARAQRLYADTVATLEQVQDAQTGRDVAAAELESAAFNRRYAVIVAPSAGVILKRSAEPGELAQAGTAVLTLGSRARGVVFRAALADRDAVQVALGDRAEVRFDALPDRAFAGTVTEIAAAADPQTGTYRVEVALPAAAGLASGLVGRVDIRPRAARRATMVPVEAVLEADGSRASVFALSPDGRHALRRSVTVGFLAGDRVAVVSGLEGVTAVITDGGAYLDDGTAVRVRP, from the coding sequence ATGAACCGCCTCGCACTCGCTTCCCTGCTCTTCCTGGGCGCGGCCGGCTGCGGCCGCATCCGCTCCGAGGCTCCCCCGGCCTCCGACGCCGTGCCGGTCAAGGTCGCGCCCGTCGTCGTCGAGGCCGTCGCTCGGCCGCTCACCGCGACCGGGACCCTGGGCCCCAAGGAAGAGGTGCCGCTGAGCTTCAAGATCGGGGGCGTCGTGGGCCGCGTCCTCGTGGACGAAGGCCAGATCGTCCGCACGGGGGACACCCTCGCGGCGCTCGACCTCAGCGAGATCGACGCCGCCGTCGCCCGGGCCCGCAGCGGAGCTGACAAGGCGGCCCGGGACCTGGCGCGAGCACAGCGACTCTATGCCGACACCGTGGCGACACTCGAGCAGGTGCAGGACGCGCAGACCGGCCGCGACGTGGCCGCCGCGGAGCTGGAGAGCGCGGCGTTCAACCGGCGCTACGCGGTGATCGTGGCGCCTTCGGCCGGGGTGATCCTGAAGCGGAGCGCGGAGCCGGGCGAGCTGGCGCAGGCCGGCACGGCGGTCCTGACGCTGGGGAGCCGCGCGCGCGGGGTGGTCTTCCGCGCCGCGCTGGCCGACCGCGACGCGGTGCAGGTGGCCCTGGGCGACCGCGCCGAGGTGCGGTTCGACGCGCTGCCCGACCGCGCGTTCGCCGGGACCGTGACCGAGATCGCGGCCGCGGCCGACCCGCAGACCGGCACCTACCGCGTCGAGGTGGCGCTGCCGGCGGCGGCGGGCCTGGCGAGCGGCCTGGTGGGCCGGGTGGACATCAGGCCGCGCGCCGCGCGGCGGGCGACGATGGTGCCGGTCGAGGCCGTGCTCGAGGCCGACGGCTCCAGGGCCAGCGTGTTCGCCCTCTCGCCCGACGGCCGGCACGCCCTGCGCCGCTCCGTGACCGTCGGCTTCCTCGCGGGCGACCGCGTGGCGGTGGTGTCGGGACTGGAGGGCGTGACGGCGGTGATCACCGACGGCGGTGCCTACCTCGACGACGGCACGGCCGTGAGGGTGCGTCCGTGA